The stretch of DNA CGCGAAGGCCGTCGGATGTGCGGACGGCAGACTGCCCATCGCCGCCACGGCGGCTTCGGCGGCTTGACGGAACCGCGTCTCGCCGGTCAGGCCGGCCAGTTTCAGCAGCGTGTGAGAAGCCATGGCGCCGCCGCTGGGGATCGGGTGGTCCTGCGTCTGGCGCGGCCGCTTGAACAGCGGCTCGTGGTCGTCGGCGACGTCATAGAAACCGGGTCCGGCCGGGTCGCGGTATCGGGCCAAAATGATCTCCGCCAACTCCCGCGCCCAGTCCAGCCAGCTTGGTTCGCCGGTGGACTCGTGCAGGGCCAGCAGGCCGTCGGCCATGAAGGCGTGATCTTCCAGCAGGCCCGGGTGGGCGGCCGCGCGGCCGGCCCGCCAGGACCGGCGCAGGCGCCCGTCCTCGCCGCGGAGCGAAGCGCGCACGAAGTCCGCCGCGCGCCGCGCGGCCTCCGTGTAATCGGGCCGGGCCAGGGCGAGGCCCGCCTCGGCGAACGCGGCCACGGCCAGCCCGTTCCAGCCGGCCAGGACCTTGTCGTCGCGGCCCGGCCGGGGCCGCCGCTCGCGCACCTGAAGAAGCCTTTGCTTCCATCCCGCGAGGCCGGCCGGCGCCGCGGCGCCGTCGGGCACGTGCAGAATAGTGCGGCCTTCCCAGTTTCCGCCCTCCGTCGCGCCGAAATACCGCATGGCGTCTTCGGCCTCCGCGCCGAGGGCCTGCCGGATTTCATACGCCGTCCAGACGTAGTACCGGCCCTCCTCGCCCTCGCTGTCGGCGTCGAGGCTGCACGCGAAGCCGCCCTCCGGCCGCCGCAGCTCCCGCAGGAGGAAATCCAGCGTCTCCTCCGTGACGCGGCGGTACAGCGGCTCGCCCGTGATCCGCCAGGCATGGAGGTAGACGCGGGCGAGGAGGGCGTTGTCGTACAGCATCTTCTCGAAATGGGGCACGAGCCACTCCGCGTCCGTGGCGTAGCGGGCGAACCCGCCGCCGACCTGGTCGTACAGTCCGCCGCACGCCATGGCGTCCAGCGTGGTTCGCGCCATCTTCAGCGCCGCGGGATCCGCAGTCCGCTCGTGATGCCGCAGCAGGAACTCCAGCGCCAGGGCCGGGGGGAACTTGGGGGCGCCGCCGAACCCGCCGCGCGCTTCGTCGAACTGCTCCGCCAGCCGCGCCGCGGCGGCCGGGAGCGAGAGTGCGCCGGCCGCACCCTCCGGCTTCCGGTTCAGCAGCCGGACGAGACGCTCGGCCCCTTCGAGCAGGTCGTCTGGCCGGCGTTCCCACGCGTCGGCCACGGCCTCCAGAATCTGCCGGAAGGAGGGCATGCCGTGGCGCGGCTCGGGCGGGAAATACGTCCCTCCGTAAAACGGCCGGCCGTCGGGCGTGAGGAAGACGTTCATCGGCCAGCCGCCCTGGCCGGCCAGGGCGACCACGGCGTCCATGTAGATACTGTCCAGGTCGGGGCGCTCCTCGCGATCGACCTTGATATTGACGAAGTGCCGGTTCATGAACGCCGCGGTGTCCGGATGATCGAACGATTCGTGCGCCATGACGTGGCACCAGTGGCAGGCGGCGTACCCGACGCTCAAGAGAATCGGCCGGTCTTCCTCGAGGGCTCGCCGCAGGGCCTCGGGGCCCCACGGGAACCAATCCACGGGCTGGTGCGCGTGCTGCAGCAGGTAGGGGCTGGTCTCCCCGGCCAGGCGATTCGTCCCTGCAGGCGGTTGGTGCATGCCCTACTGATACAACGGGACCGGTGAATTTCCAGTCCGCCGCGGATCGAGCGGTTTCTTCAGGTCAGGTCTTCGGTCTTGAGGGCGTACAGGTAGCGTTTGACCTTGCCCGTGGAGGTCTTGCCGAACTCCTCCCAGCGGATCTGGATGCGCCGGGGGCGCTTGTACTCGGCGATCTGGCCGCAGACCCGTTTCACGTCGTTGCGAATCAGGTCCGCGACCTGCGACTCGGAGAGCGCCTTCTTCTCCCGCTCGGCGTGGGCGTCGATCGCTTCCTGGTTCGGGACGACGATCACGCCGACCTGTTCGCCGACCTTCACGTCCGGGTCGCGGAACCCGGCGACCAGGCATTCGCGGACGAAAGGGCTCTTGCTGACCGCGTATTCGACCTCTTCGGGATAGACGTTCTTGCCCTCGCGGTTGACGATGAGATTTTTCTTGCGCCCGGTGATCTTCACGTACCCCTCGGCATCGATGAAGCCGAGGTCGCCGGTCAGGAACCAGCCGTCCCGGAAGACCGATTGCGTGGCCTCGGGATTGTTGTAGTAGCCCTTCATGATGTTCGGGCCGCGGGCGGCGATCTCGCCCACGCCTTCGGCATTCGGATCCATGATGCGGATATCGACGTTGGCCAGCGGTTTACCGACCGTGCCCGTCTTCGGACGGCCCAGCGGGTTGAAGGTCAGCACGGGCGCCGTTTCGGTCAGGCCGTAGCCCTCCAGGATGGGAAAGCCCAACCGCGCGAAGTTCACGAGCACATCGGGATCGCACGGAGCGCCGCCGGTGACAATGAGGCGCAGCTTGCCGCCGAGCTTCTTCGCGATGCCGTGCCGCACCGGCTTGCGCAGCCCGAGCCGGTACAGGGTCCACGCCAGCGTGTTCTCCTTGAGGCCGTTCCAGATGCGGTTGTACATCTTTTCGATCAGCAGCGGCACGCCGATCAGCACGGTGGGCGAGACCTCGCGCGTGTTTTCCCCGACGGTCTTGAGGCTTTCCACGAAGCTGATCTCGCACCCGGCCCCGACCGGCGTCAGCAGGTTGGCGGTGAACGCGAAGGCGTGGTGGAGGGGGAGCACGAGAAGAAAATTATCGTCCTGCCGGATATCGATGGCCGTGAGAATGGCCTCCACGTTGGCGGCGAAGTTGCCGTGGGTCAGCATGGCGCCCTTCTGTCGGCCGGTGGTGCCGGAGGTATAGATGAACGACGCGATGTCGTCCGTCGCGGGCTGGTGCCGGTCATAGGCGCGGCCGGCCCCGGCGGCCGGTTCGGCGACGGATTCCGAGGCCTCCTCGTAGTCCATGTACGTGATGCGCCGGGAGGGCTGGGGGCCCACTTCGCGGCCGCCGACCAGGATGGCCGCCTGCAGGTCGGGCACGTGCGGCTCGACCTCTTTCAGCAGGGAATAGTTCCGGGCGTCTGAAAACAGGAGGCGGGCGCCGGAATCGCGGAGGATGTGCGCCACTTCCTGCTCCTGGAGCTTGGCGTCCACGGGGACGGCCGTCGCGCCCAGGCCGGTGATGCCGAAGTACATCTCCGGCCAGTCCGGCGCGTTTTCGCGGAAGAGGGCCACCCGGTCGCCCGGCTTGATGCCCCGCCTCGCCAGCAGTTCCGCCACCCGCCAGGAGCGCATGAGCAACTCGTGATAGGTGACAATCTGCCAGCAGGCGTCCTTCTTGTACCGAAGCGCAATGCCGTCGCCGTGCCTCGAAACCGAACGGGCCAACAGGTCCTTGATGGTCATGCCGGGCTCTCCCGTGTTGCCGCTGCCCGGGTTCATGATAACAGGCCGCTCGGCGCGGGGAAGGCTTTTTGTTCAGCGTTGAATCCCGGCGCCCGCCGCGCTAGGAATGGGGCCGTGCGCTTCCTGCTCTATAACCTGCGGTACTGCGCCGGCACGGGGCCGAACTTCCATTTTCCCGTCCCGGGGCGCGGCTACCTGAAGCGCACGTCGGCCACGCTCAAGCAGGTGACCCATTTCATTCACGCGCAGGACCCGGATATCGTGGGCCTGGTGGAGGTGGACAGCGGCTCCTACCGGTCGCGGCGCCTGAACCAGGCGGAAGAAATCGCGCGCGCCCTGGGGCACTATCACGTCTACCAGTCGAAGTATCCCGGCTCTTCCCGCCTGCACCTGCTGCCGCTGGCCGGCTACCAGGGCAACGCGTTCCTGACGCGCGAGAAAATCCACGCGCAGCAGTTCCATTACCTCGAGCGCGGCGTCAAGCGGCTTGTGATCGAGCTGGAGCTGAAGAACCTCGCGATCTTCCTGGTGCATCTTTCCCTGCGGCGCCGCACGCGCCAGGCCCAGTTGCAGGCGCTGGTGCCGATTGTCCGGGCCGCGCGCAAGCCGAAGATCGTCGCCGGCGATTTCAACACCTTCCGCGGGGCCGGGGAATTACAGCCGTTCATGGAGGCCCTGGACCTGCGCGACGCGGCCGGCGGGGTCGTGCTGTCGCACCCGAGCTGGTCCCCGCGGCGCCCGCTCGACTACATCCTGCATAGCCCGGGAATCACGGTACAGCGCTTCATGGCGCCGTCGGTGACGCTGTCCGACCACCTCCCCCTGATCTGCGATTTCAAAATCTCATCCTAGTCCTGACAAGCCGCCCCGGCCGCGGAAGAACACAAGGCGCACGTGTCCGCCTCTGGAGGAAAGGACGCGAAGGCGGAACGGGAGGTCGAGTACGATTATGAGTACGAAAAGATAGTCCTGAACCCCGCCCCCTCAAACCCGCGGCAGATCCATCTCCCCCTTGGCCGGCAGCAGCGAAAAGCCCATCAGGTGCTCGTCCACCGCCCGCGCGGCCTCGCGGCCCTCGGAGATGGCCCAGACGATCAGCGACTGGCCGCGGCGCATGTCGCCGGCGGAGAACACGCCCTTGACGTTCGTGGCGTAGTTCTCCGTCTTCACGTGGCCGCGCCCGTCCAGGTCCACGCCCAGCCGCGCCAAGATGCCGTCCGGCTCCGGCCCCAGGAATCCCAGCGCGAGGAGAACCAGCTCGGCCGGCCACTCGTGCTCCGTGCCCGGGACCTCGGTCATCTGCATCCGGCCGGTCTCCGGGGAGCGCGCGAACTCGAGGTTGACGGTGACCAGGCTGCGGACGCGGCCCCCCGCGCCGATGAAGCGCTTGGTGCTGATCGCCCAGAACCGGCGCCCGCCTTCCTGGTGCGACGAGCTGGTGCGCCTCCGCATCGGGTAGTAGGGCCAGGGCTGGCCCGCGGGCCGCTCCTTCGGCGGCATCGGCATCAACTCGAAGCTGGTGACCGACTTGGCGCCGTGCCGCACGCTCGTGCCGATGCAATCGCTGCCCGTGTCGCCGCCGCCGATCACGATCACCCGTTTGCCCTTGGCGGAGACGGCGCGAAACCCGTCGCGTTCGGGCCGGTCCCCGGCCACGAGCCTGTTTTGCGGTCCGAGGAACTCCATCGCGAAATGGATACCTTCCAATTCGCGGCCCGGCACCGACAGGTCGCGCGGCTTTGTCGCGCCGCCGCACAGGACGACGGCGTCGAATTTCTTAAGATCCTCGACGGGAAGGTCCACGCCCGCATTGACGCCCGTCCGGAACACGACACCCTCGGCCTCCATCAGCTTCAGCCGCCGGTCGATGATCCCTTTCTCCAGCTTGAAGTCCGGGATCCCGTAGCGGAGCAGCCCCCCGATCCGATTCGCGCGTTCGAAGACCGTCACGGTGTGGCCTGCCCGGTTGAGCTGTTGGGCGCAGGCGAGTCCCGCCGGTCCCGAGCCGACGACGGCCACGGTCTTGCCCGTCCGGACCGGCGGCGGCTGGGGGACCACCCAGCCGTTCTCGAACCCGCGTTCGATGATCGTTTTTTCGATCTGCTCGATCGTCACGGCCGGCTCGTTGATCCCCAGCACGCAGGACTCCTCGCACGGGGCGGGACATATACGGCCGGTGAACTCCGGAAAGTTATTGGTCGCGTGCAGCCGGTCCAGCGCCTCGCGCCACCGGTGGCGGTACACCAGGTCGTTCCAGTCCGGGATGAGGTTACCGAGCGGGCACCCGCTGTGGCAGAACGGCACGCCGCAGTCCATGCACCGCGCCGCCTGCTGGCGGAGCTTGTCGTCCGGGAACGGCTCGTAGAGCTCCCGGTAGTCCCCGACGCGCGCCTCGACCGGCCGAGAAGCCGGCAACTCGCGAGTGTATTCCTTGAAGCCTGTAGGTTTGCCCATCTTTTACTCCAAATACGAAATCCGAATATCGAAATCCGAAACAAATTCGAATTTCGAAAGAACAGAAATGTTCAAAACCGCCATTTGAATTTCTTCCATTTGATATTGTTTCGAATTTCGATATTCGGATTTCGAATTTTCTTCCTAGAGTCTTTCCAAGACATCCGTGTCGCTGACGTAGACCGGCTCGGTCTTCGGCACGCGGACCTGCGGGCGGCCGACCAGGCCCAGGGCGCGCTTGTAGTCCACCGGCATGACCTTGACGAACCGGCGCAGGCTGTTCTCCCAGTCGTCCAGCAGGCGCCGGGCGACCGTGCTGCCGGTGCGGTCCGCGTGCATCTCCACGAGCGCCTTGAGCTCCGCGCCGTCGGCCTCCTCCGCGACCGGCTCCAGTTCGACCATCTCCAGGTTGCACCGGTTCGCGGCGAAGTCGCCGGCCTCGTCCAGGACGTAGGCGATGCCGCCGCTCATGCCGGCGGCGAAGTTGCGGCCGGTCGGCCCGAGGATCGCCACGCGGCCGCCGGTCATGTACTCGCAGCCGTGGTCGCCCACGCCCTCGACGACAGCCCGGGCCCCGCTGTTCCGCACGCAGAACCGTTCGCCCGCGAGACCCCGGATGCACACCTCGCCGTCGGTGGCGCCGTAGAGGGCGACGTTGCCGATCAGGATGTTCTTCTCCGGCACGAAGGCGGCGTCGCGCGGGGGATAGATCGCCACGCGGGCACCGGACAGGCCCTTGCAGAAATAGTCGTTCGCGTCGCCCTCGACCGTGACGGTCAGGCCGCGCGCGCCGAACGCGCAGAAGCTCTGCCCGGCCGAGCCCGTGCAGCGGAGCGTGATGGTGTGGTCCGGCAGGCCCTCCTCGCCGTAGTAGCGGGAGATCTGGCTGCTCAACATCGTGCCGACGGTGCGGTTCACGTTGCGGATCGGCAGGTCGATCTCAACCGGCTCGGCTCGCTCGAGCGCCGGCGCGGCCCGTTCGATCAGTCGGTGGTCCAGGGCGTCCCCGATGCCGTGGTCCTGCGCCTGCGTGCGGCGCGTGCCGACGCGGGGCGGGATGTCCGGCTTGAAGAGAAGCGCGGAAAGGTCCATGCCGCGGGCCTTCCAGTGCTCCACGGCTCGGCGCGCCTCCAGCCGGTCCGCGCGGCCCACCATCTCGTCCACCGTGCGGAACCCGAGGCGGGCCATGATCTGGCGCAGCTCCTCGGCGATGAAACGGAAGAAATTCACCGCGTATTCGGGCTTGCCGGCGAACTTCTTCCGCAGGTCGGGATCCTGCGTCGCGATGCCGACGGGGCAGGTGTTCAGGTGGCAGACGCGCATCATCACGCAGCCCAGCGAGACCAGCGGCGCGGTGGAGAAGCCGAATTCCTCCGCGCCCAGCAGGCAGGCGATGGCGACGTCGCGGCCGGTCATCAGCTTGCCGTCGCACTCGACGACGATCCGGCTGCGCAGGTCGTTGAGGACCAGCGTCTGGTGCGTTTCCGCCAGGCCCAGTTCCCACGGCAGGCCGGAGTGCTTGAGCGCGGTCTCCGGCGAGGCCCCCGTGCCGCCGTCCCAGCCGCTGATCAGCACGACGTCGGCCTTGCCCTTCGCCACGCCGGCGGCCACCGTGCCGACCCCGACCTCGGACACGAGCTTCACGCTGATTCGCGCCTGCGGGTTGGCGTTCTTCAGGTCGTGGATCAGCTGCGCCAGGTCCTCGATCGAATAGATGTCGTGGTGCGGCGGCGGCGAGATGAGCTGCACGTACGGCGTCGAGTGCCGCGTCTTGGCGATCCAGGGATAGACTTTTTCGGCCGGGAGCTGGCCACCCTCGCCGGGCTTGGCGCCCTGGGCCATCTTGATCTGGAGCTCCTTCGCGCTCGAGAGGTAATAGCTTGTCACGCCGAACCGCCCGGAGGCGACCTGCTTGATCGCGCTGATCCGCCAGTCGCCCGCCGGCGTGGGCAGGAAGCGCTCCGGGTCTTCGCCGCCCTCGCCGCTGTTGCTCTTGCCGCCGATCCGGTTCATGGCGATCGCCAGCGTCTCGTGGGCCTCCTGGCTGATCGAGCCGTACGACATGGCGCCCGTCTTGAACCGGCGCGCGATGGCCGTCCACGGCTCGACCTCCTCCAGCGGCAGCGGCGGCCCGTCGGCCTTGAACTCCAGCAGGCCGCGCAGGGTGCACAGCTGCGTGTGCTGGTCGTTGATCATCTTCGCGTATTCCGCGTACACCCGGGCCTCGCCGGTTTTCGTGGCCTGCTGCAGCTTGGCGATGGTCAGCGGGTTGAACAGGTGATATTCGCCGCCGCGCCGCCATTGGTACTGGCCGCCCACGTCGAGCTCCAGCCGCGCCGGGACCTGTGCCGGCGGGAACGCCCGCTCGTGGCGCCGCCGCGCCTCCTCCGCCAGTTCGTCCAGCCCGATCCCGCCGACGCGCGACGGGGTGGCCGTGAAGTAACGGTCGATGACCTCGGGACCGAGCCCGACGGCCTCGAAGATCTGCGCGCCGCAGTAGCTCTGCAGGGTGGAGATGCCCATCTTGGACATCACCTTCAGCAGGCCCTTGTTCACCGCCTTGCGGTAGTTCGCGTAAGCCTTGTGCGTGTCCTTCACGTCCGCAAACAGCCCGTCGCGCACCATGTCCGCGAGGGTCTCGTAGGCCAGGTACGGGTTGATCCCGCCCGCCCCGTAGCCGATCAGCAGCGCGAAATGGTGCACCTCGCGGGGCTCGCCGCTCTCGACGATCAGCCCGCATCGCGTGCGCTGCCCCTTGCGGATGAGATGGTGGTGCACGCCGGCC from Kiritimatiellia bacterium encodes:
- a CDS encoding thioredoxin domain-containing protein: MHQPPAGTNRLAGETSPYLLQHAHQPVDWFPWGPEALRRALEEDRPILLSVGYAACHWCHVMAHESFDHPDTAAFMNRHFVNIKVDREERPDLDSIYMDAVVALAGQGGWPMNVFLTPDGRPFYGGTYFPPEPRHGMPSFRQILEAVADAWERRPDDLLEGAERLVRLLNRKPEGAAGALSLPAAAARLAEQFDEARGGFGGAPKFPPALALEFLLRHHERTADPAALKMARTTLDAMACGGLYDQVGGGFARYATDAEWLVPHFEKMLYDNALLARVYLHAWRITGEPLYRRVTEETLDFLLRELRRPEGGFACSLDADSEGEEGRYYVWTAYEIRQALGAEAEDAMRYFGATEGGNWEGRTILHVPDGAAAPAGLAGWKQRLLQVRERRPRPGRDDKVLAGWNGLAVAAFAEAGLALARPDYTEAARRAADFVRASLRGEDGRLRRSWRAGRAAAHPGLLEDHAFMADGLLALHESTGEPSWLDWARELAEIILARYRDPAGPGFYDVADDHEPLFKRPRQTQDHPIPSGGAMASHTLLKLAGLTGETRFRQAAEAAVAAMGSLPSAHPTAFAHWLCAHSLQPTRSPG
- the gltB gene encoding glutamate synthase large subunit translates to MKTDHSSCSSAAPAAEDFSGGGAPELLRPPSAQGLYHPGHEHDACGVGFVCHMRGEKSHDVIHKALQILVNLSHRGACGCDEKTGDGAGLLMQFPHAFFAGRAPEAGMKLPGEREYGAGLVFLPRDERERERCVTLFEDVIRAEGQVLLGWRTVPVNNEGIGDLARKVEPFIAQVFIGRGPGLDDEAHFERKLFVIRKVMERAIRESDLREKKYFYIPSLSCRTLVYKGLLLADQIEPFFPDLTDPSMASGLALVHQRYSTNTFPTWDLAQPFRFLCHNGEINTLRGNINWMNTRQYLFESKRFGDDMAKLFPIATPGASDSAILDNAVELLYHTGRPLPHAVMMLIPEAWQNHRTMPDGKKAFYEYHANLMEPWDGPASIPFTDGRCMGAVLDRNGLRPSRYTVTRDGFVILASETGVLDIPASNVEYKGRLQPGRMLLVDTERGRIVDDEEIKGEVSRRRPYRAWLNEQLVTLKSLPRSMQTDTGEFPELRRHQQMFGYTLEELRIVLSPMAARGLEAIGSMGTDTPLAVLSSRPQLLYNYFKQLFAQVTNPPLDAIREELVTSLALYVGPEQNLFEETPEHAHRLKIEYPVLTNEELNKIRELRVGRLRSATLSMLYPVAEGGAGLRKAMDALCADASRAVESGATILVLSDRGATKDRAPIPALLATAGVHHHLIRKGQRTRCGLIVESGEPREVHHFALLIGYGAGGINPYLAYETLADMVRDGLFADVKDTHKAYANYRKAVNKGLLKVMSKMGISTLQSYCGAQIFEAVGLGPEVIDRYFTATPSRVGGIGLDELAEEARRRHERAFPPAQVPARLELDVGGQYQWRRGGEYHLFNPLTIAKLQQATKTGEARVYAEYAKMINDQHTQLCTLRGLLEFKADGPPLPLEEVEPWTAIARRFKTGAMSYGSISQEAHETLAIAMNRIGGKSNSGEGGEDPERFLPTPAGDWRISAIKQVASGRFGVTSYYLSSAKELQIKMAQGAKPGEGGQLPAEKVYPWIAKTRHSTPYVQLISPPPHHDIYSIEDLAQLIHDLKNANPQARISVKLVSEVGVGTVAAGVAKGKADVVLISGWDGGTGASPETALKHSGLPWELGLAETHQTLVLNDLRSRIVVECDGKLMTGRDVAIACLLGAEEFGFSTAPLVSLGCVMMRVCHLNTCPVGIATQDPDLRKKFAGKPEYAVNFFRFIAEELRQIMARLGFRTVDEMVGRADRLEARRAVEHWKARGMDLSALLFKPDIPPRVGTRRTQAQDHGIGDALDHRLIERAAPALERAEPVEIDLPIRNVNRTVGTMLSSQISRYYGEEGLPDHTITLRCTGSAGQSFCAFGARGLTVTVEGDANDYFCKGLSGARVAIYPPRDAAFVPEKNILIGNVALYGATDGEVCIRGLAGERFCVRNSGARAVVEGVGDHGCEYMTGGRVAILGPTGRNFAAGMSGGIAYVLDEAGDFAANRCNLEMVELEPVAEEADGAELKALVEMHADRTGSTVARRLLDDWENSLRRFVKVMPVDYKRALGLVGRPQVRVPKTEPVYVSDTDVLERL
- a CDS encoding endonuclease/exonuclease/phosphatase family protein, with the protein product MRFLLYNLRYCAGTGPNFHFPVPGRGYLKRTSATLKQVTHFIHAQDPDIVGLVEVDSGSYRSRRLNQAEEIARALGHYHVYQSKYPGSSRLHLLPLAGYQGNAFLTREKIHAQQFHYLERGVKRLVIELELKNLAIFLVHLSLRRRTRQAQLQALVPIVRAARKPKIVAGDFNTFRGAGELQPFMEALDLRDAAGGVVLSHPSWSPRRPLDYILHSPGITVQRFMAPSVTLSDHLPLICDFKISS
- a CDS encoding glutamate synthase subunit beta, translated to MGKPTGFKEYTRELPASRPVEARVGDYRELYEPFPDDKLRQQAARCMDCGVPFCHSGCPLGNLIPDWNDLVYRHRWREALDRLHATNNFPEFTGRICPAPCEESCVLGINEPAVTIEQIEKTIIERGFENGWVVPQPPPVRTGKTVAVVGSGPAGLACAQQLNRAGHTVTVFERANRIGGLLRYGIPDFKLEKGIIDRRLKLMEAEGVVFRTGVNAGVDLPVEDLKKFDAVVLCGGATKPRDLSVPGRELEGIHFAMEFLGPQNRLVAGDRPERDGFRAVSAKGKRVIVIGGGDTGSDCIGTSVRHGAKSVTSFELMPMPPKERPAGQPWPYYPMRRRTSSSHQEGGRRFWAISTKRFIGAGGRVRSLVTVNLEFARSPETGRMQMTEVPGTEHEWPAELVLLALGFLGPEPDGILARLGVDLDGRGHVKTENYATNVKGVFSAGDMRRGQSLIVWAISEGREAARAVDEHLMGFSLLPAKGEMDLPRV
- a CDS encoding AMP-binding protein — encoded protein: MTIKDLLARSVSRHGDGIALRYKKDACWQIVTYHELLMRSWRVAELLARRGIKPGDRVALFRENAPDWPEMYFGITGLGATAVPVDAKLQEQEVAHILRDSGARLLFSDARNYSLLKEVEPHVPDLQAAILVGGREVGPQPSRRITYMDYEEASESVAEPAAGAGRAYDRHQPATDDIASFIYTSGTTGRQKGAMLTHGNFAANVEAILTAIDIRQDDNFLLVLPLHHAFAFTANLLTPVGAGCEISFVESLKTVGENTREVSPTVLIGVPLLIEKMYNRIWNGLKENTLAWTLYRLGLRKPVRHGIAKKLGGKLRLIVTGGAPCDPDVLVNFARLGFPILEGYGLTETAPVLTFNPLGRPKTGTVGKPLANVDIRIMDPNAEGVGEIAARGPNIMKGYYNNPEATQSVFRDGWFLTGDLGFIDAEGYVKITGRKKNLIVNREGKNVYPEEVEYAVSKSPFVRECLVAGFRDPDVKVGEQVGVIVVPNQEAIDAHAEREKKALSESQVADLIRNDVKRVCGQIAEYKRPRRIQIRWEEFGKTSTGKVKRYLYALKTEDLT